Proteins encoded within one genomic window of Fusarium musae strain F31 chromosome 4, whole genome shotgun sequence:
- a CDS encoding hypothetical protein (EggNog:ENOG41~antiSMASH:Cluster_4.3): MFWRFGGYANISTIDTILDKPDFTLEELLEETDLIQELKQHNSKLIEYLRSDKVLDNLLEYVVAPKLETVESPDESTDQEAKAKNRFLSLSRPRASSRATDPGDDEEEQEKKRNRYAFVACEILSSDTWSIYEALAENRQLIRDFWNFLSRPAPLDPLQASYFTKVNESLFEKKTEDMMELLTTLPDAVPNLLKHVECPMVMDLLLKIIALDRNEGGQGVVEWLYSKDVIPSLLSCLSPENNWVVQTAAGDFIKAIITISANASQNEQQCIGPNELTRQLVSKPCIEQLIGYMLGGGNPLTVGVGIIIEVIRKNNSDYDPDMGTEASAAPSSRDPIYLGTLLRMFAENVPKFMNLIMDVPSKKEKIDSTFGVKLEPLGFDRFKTCELMAELLHCSNMGLLNEPGSEELTAQRDIERQRLRTEGKLAPVKEEDHSTDDLTMRSAAPEEKRRLEVTNADDDGFEEVEPSKEMSEDTSHEFVKAEDDIPGASTTSLSKDEDDFVDEPLSPPQTGAKGDETRFDEPDLMVAPLSPTKIKTAEPASTEPAKADSTEKPEPKEPSSEKIGESKPKTTEEDVTKEDTSDSSAILTPAPSEPESKAESTDASIKVEEQPRGISPQPDDMPAPLFSAPPPPESGADRPPQAAEKAAVDAQAATAKTSTTETKTEEAKGDKPKEEQPASQATEEPVVGDFLKLQFVEHRVVPTILNFFFAYPWNNFLHNVVYDIVQQVFNGPMDRSFNPTLAVSLFEAADITSAIINGQKASDESQAKTKTRMGYMGHLTLIAEEVVKFTERHPPELLSETVLDRVMSQEWISYVEGSLAETRERDNAILGGVRPEVAMGNRSMGGSGLGGVGLSGLSGGSGGGGSSALAEAGLNGGIELSQDSGNGIGPFTISGATLMSGFGSSSDEEDEDGDENEEDVNSEVSGVSAEAEDDGSDHGIPGYPGIAETLEDVIMRSPETFASRFPDLDYPEDVTKGSPMDLDETVAHNQRSSQDEEQQHAEQVEDVSKPEGNP, translated from the exons ATGTTTTGGAGATTCGGCGGTTACGCCAACATCTCCACCATCGACACAATCCTCGATAAGCCAGATTTTACCCTCGAGGAGCTACTCGAAGAGACAGACTTGATCCAGGAGCTCAAGCAGCACAACTCAAAGCTCATCGAATACCTCCGAAGCGACAAGGTCCTCGATAACCTGCTCGAATATGTAGTCGCTCCAAAGCTCGAGACCGTCGAGTCTCCCGACGAGTCCACCGACCaagaggccaaggccaagaatcgcttcctctctctctcgcgACCGCGCGCATCATCCCGCGCCACCGACCCgggcgacgatgaggaggagcaggagaagaagcgcaaTCGCTACGCTTTTGTAGCCTGCGAGATTCTTAGCTCCGATACTTGGTCCATCTACGAGGCTCTGGCTGAGAACAGACAATTGATTCGCGATTTTTGGAACTTCTTGTCCCGCCCTGCCCCGCTCGATCCCCTCCAGGCGAGCTACTTCACAAAAGTCAATGAGTCTCTgttcgagaagaagaccgagGACATGATGGAATTATTGACGACTCTTCCTGATGCTGTCCCTAATTTACTCAAGCACGTTGAGTGTCCTATGGTCATGGACCTACTGCTCAAAATCATTGCCCTGGACCGTAATGAAGGTGGCCAGGGTGTGGTCGAG TGGTTGTACTCCAAGGACGTCATCCCGAGCCTCCTCTCATGCCTCAGCCCCGAGAACAACTGGGTTGTGCAAACTGCCGCAGGTgacttcatcaaggccatcatcaccatctctgCCAACGCCTCACAGAATGAGCAACAATGCATCGGCCCTAACGAGCTCACCCGTCAGCTTGTTTCCAAGCCATGCATCGAGCAGCTTATTGGGTACATGCTTGGCGGCGGCAACCCTCtgactgttggtgttggtattATTATTGAAGTAATTCGAAAGAATAACTCCGATTATGATCCCGACATGGGCACCGAGGCGAGCGCTGCGCCTTCCAGCCGCGACCCCATCTACCTGGGCACCCTTCTTCGCATGTTCGCCGAGAATGTCCCCAAGTTCATGAACCTGATTATGGATGTCCcctccaagaaggagaagatcgaCTCGACCTTTGGCGTCAAGCTCGAGCCCCTTGGCTTTGACCGATTTAAGACATGCGAGCTCATGGCCGAGTTGTTGCACTGCAGTAACATGGGCTTGTTGAACGAGCCGGGTTCCGAGGAGCTGACAGCTCAGCGTGACATCGAGCGGCAACGTCTTCGTACTGAGGGCAAGTTGGCACCGgtcaaggaggaggaccACTCCACTGACGACTTGACCATGCGAAGCGCTGCACCTGAAGAGAAAAGACGCCTCGAGGTCACTAACGCTGACGACGATGGTTTCGAGGAGGTTGAGCCCAGCAAGGAGATGAGTGAGGATACTTCTCATGAGTttgtcaaggctgaggacGACATTCCCGGCGCTTCTACAACATCACTCagcaaggatgaggatgactttgTTGACGAGCCGCTGAGCCCTCCTCAAACGGGTGCCAAGGGTGATGAGACACGATTCGATGAGCCGGATTTGATGGTTGCACCGTTGTCGCCCACAAAGATCAAGACCGCTGAGCCCGCATCTACAGAGCCTGCTAAGGCTGACTCAACTGAGAAGCCCGAACCCAAGGAACCCAGCAGCGAAAAGATCGGAGAGTCCAAGCCTAAGACGACAGAAGAGGATGTCACAAAGGAGGACACCTCTGACTCTTCAGCTATCCTGACTCCTGCCCCATCCGAGCCAGAGTCCAAGGCTGAGTCTACGGATGCCTCCATCAAGGTTGAAGAGCAGCCTCGAGGTATCTCTCCCCAACCGGACGATATGCCTGCACCTCTTTTCTccgctcctcctccaccggAATCTGGAGCCGATCGCCCCCCACAAGCGGCTGAAAAGGCAGCTGTTGATGCCCAAGCTGCGACAGCCAAGACCTCTACTACGGAGACAAAGActgaggaggccaaggggGACAAGCCTAAGGAGGAGCAGCCTGCCAGCCAAGCCACCGAGGAACCCGTTGTTGGAGATTTCCTGAAGCTTCAATTCGTTGAACACCGTGTTGTTCCAACCATTCTT aacttcttctttgcATACCCCTGGAACAACTTTCTGCATAATGTTGTGTACGATATCGTTCAGCAAGTTTTCAACGGTCCCATGGACCGCAGCTTTAACCCCACATTGGCCGTTTCCCTGTTCGAAGCTGCGGACATCACAAGTGCCATCATCAACGGCCAAAAGGCTAGCGACGAGTCCCAGgcgaagaccaagacccGCATGGGATACATGGGTCATCTTACCCTcattgctgaggaggttgTCAAGTTCACCGAGCGCCACCCTCCGGAGCTCCTCTCGGAGACTGTTCTTGACCGAGTCATGAGCCAGGAATGGATCAGCTACGTTGAGGGATCACTCGCCGAGACACGCGAGCGAGACAATGCCATTCTTGGTGGCGTACGACCAGAGGTAGCTATGGGCAACCGGTCAATGGGTGGCAGTGGGCTTGGCGGCGTCGGCCTTTCTGGCTTAAGCGGAGGCTCTGGCGGTGGTGGTTCCAGTGCACTTGCGGAAGCTGGCCTTAACGGGGGAATAGAGCTCAGCCAAGACAGCGGAAATGGCATCGGCCCTTTCACTATCAGTGGGGCCACATTAATGTCCGgctttggcagcagcagcgatgaggaggatgaagatggggaCGAAAACGAGGAGGATGTCAATTCCGAGGTGAGTGGTGTTTccgctgaagctgaagacgaTGGTTCGGATCACGGCATCCCTGGATACCCTGGCATAGCAGAAACACTGGAGGATGTGATTATGCGGTCTCCTGAGACTTTTGCATCACGATTCCCTGACTTGGATTACCCGGAGGATGTGACAAAGGGGTCTCCTATGGACTTGGACGAAACTGTGGCACACAATCAGCGCtcatctcaagatgaagagcaaCAGCACGCTGAGCAGGTTGAGGATGTCTCAAAACCAGAAGGCAACCCTTAG
- a CDS encoding hypothetical protein (EggNog:ENOG41~SMCOG1075:alkaline serine protease, subtilase family~antiSMASH:Cluster_4.3~MEROPS:MER0000344): MHYLKLLLALLPAIIAAPTVTNDDDIIEGAYIVTLKQKLDEKKVEQHIDWVDGIHNGSVFRRADDGVKLVWNETTYKGYSGDFDKQTIKEIKKSKDVLAVEPVRKINLYETVTQQKSTWGLGSISHRTPHFNDYIYDSTAGAGTYAYVVDTGINIAHDEFQGRAALGYNAYPGADFVDANGHGTHCAGTIAGKEYGVAKRANLIAVKVFHLGSSRTDIVLDGYNWAVTNITNTPGRKEQAVISMSLGGGRSDAFNAAVQAAYSAGVHTVVAAGNDGKDAYNYSPASAPNATTVGAIDINNNRASFSNYGELVDLFAPGVNIKSAWNTTNSATKTISGTSMACPHIAGLSLYLRAKEGLTTPESVARRLKELATAGVVQNAGSGSPNLLAYNEAPPS, encoded by the exons ATGCATTATCTGAAGCTCCTCCTCGCTCTTCTGCCTGCCATCATCGCTGCTCCAACCGTGACAAACGATGATGATATTATCGAAGGCGCCTACATCGTCACTTTGAAGCAGAAACTTGACGAGAAAAAAGTCGAGCAGCACATCGATTGGGTTGACGGTATCCATAACGGAAGTGTTTTCCGTCgtgctgatgatggtgtcAAACTGGTCTGGAATGAGACGACCTATAAGGGTTACTCTGGAGACTTTGATAAGCAGACTATCAAGGAGATTAAGAAGAGCAAAGAT GTCCTTGCTGTTGAGCCTGTTCGCAAGATCAATCTTTACGAGACTGTCACTCAGCAGAAATCGACCTGGGGTCTTGGCTCTATCTCGCATCGCACTCCTCATTTCAACGATTACATTTATGACTCAactgctggagctggaacGTATGCGTATGTTGTTGATACTGGTATTAACATCGCGCATGACGAATTCCAGGGCCGGGCGGCTTTGGGATACAATGCTTATCCTGGTGCTGACTTTGTCGATGCTAACGGTCACGGGACACATTGTGCTGGTACTATTGCTGGTAAAGAGTACGGCGTGGCCAAAAGAGCAAACTTGATTGCAGTCAAGGTGTTTCACTTGGGCAGT TCTCGGACTGATATCGTGCTTGATGGGTACAACTGGGCCGTGACCAATATCACCAACACTCCAGGCCGCAAAGAACAGGCTGTTATATCCATGTCCCTGGGCGGCGGTCGCTCAGACGCCTTCAACGCCGCCGTCCAAGCTGCCTACAGCGCCGGAGTCCATACCGTGGTCGCAGCAGGAAACGACGGCAAGGACGCTTACAACTACTCACCCGCCTCGGCCCCCAATGCCACGACCGTGGGAGCAATTGACATCAATAACAACCGAGCCAGCTTCTCTAATTATGGTGAGCTGGTTGATTTGTTCGCGCCGGGCGTGAACATCAAGAGTGCTTGGAATACGACCAACAGTGCTACCAAGACTATCAGCGGTACCAGTATGGCATGTCCTCATATTGCTGGGCTGTCGCTGTATTTGAGAGCCAAGGAGGGTTTGACGACACCTGAGAGTGTGGCGCGAAGATTGAAAGAGCTCGCGACGGCTGGTGTTGTTCAGAATGCTGGTAGTGGAAGTCCTAACTTGTTGGCTTACAATGAAGCTCCGCCGAGTTAG
- a CDS encoding hypothetical protein (EggNog:ENOG41~antiSMASH:Cluster_4.3), producing MNGSSRPSFDPSRLTKAAAAEYSSSASESEDEHLAPGLDADNDFGDFNPRKRRRVGGNNKEKAALGIFGSDSEDDGPARKWKRTTLRNKGMNFVSTGAGSDKEDGDEDSDDNRSMLGSAMEQDDEDEEEDEGNAGVGLGFGGVARGFAQNDTQDSSRSASAEATARPSFRTRFDGKNPLGRGFVPSSANDPVLKNPRDEGSPTPRNKPQPSAFGAKGKTNPKSFGARMMAKMGYQEGQGLGKEGQGRNVIIEANLRPQGIGLGAVKEKSEQERKEEKRQARLRGEEVIDSDEEEKKKRKKAKKKSLGAAFDSATSTPRRQKPKYLTAEELKAAAPGLHIPDAFAPILDMTGPGSKMLTSTSGIMTPTTGTATPESTEVIEARKLVKRAQADLLAFSDEWKSLQERKTWIDLELKEKEQEMDDLRSDFERLQVFSELVSGELATADWVQVIGCLKKALELKATTSEIADIAVAAIHPFLREGDWDLLKEPTRFASDLKELKSLLMPSTTNGKSVGKWDSSAAVNTDDIYRRHHKSTTPYESMMYKNWLPKALAAVRSWDVFEPEQMLSVMEAWDDLLPSFVRAQFIDNIARKLETAVSDWNPKNRRQHHSLPHIWLFPWLQYLPSYHLDPKGTGLVADVKRKFRQLIDVWDFKEGRLPGLTKWERILGDQWRPLVMSHVLPSMGKYLQRNFAVEPADQEPSLPVLRGILKWTPTLGRRVIAEVLIQHLFPKWHKTLTEWLSLDEVDLGEVADWYAWWRGLLPEDVMEVKGVKAEFDTGLKVMARAVAGA from the coding sequence ATGAACGGTTCATCGCGCCCGTCCTTTGACCCCTCGCGCCTCACCAAAGCCGCCGCGGCCGAATATTCTTCATCAGCGTCCGAATCTGAAGACGAGCACCTCGCGCCAGGTCTCGATGCCGACAACGACTTCGGTGATTTTAACCCACGAAAGAGACGTCGTGTCGGTGGTAACAACAAAGAGAAGGCTGCGCTAGGCATCTTCGGCTCCGATAGCGAAGACGATGGCCCTGCGAGAAAGTGGAAAAGGACAACCTTGAGAAATAAAGGCATGAACTTTGTGTCAACAGGCGCAGGAAGCGATAaggaagatggcgatgaagatTCCGACGATAATCGGTCGATGCTTGGAAGCGCAATGGAAcaggacgatgaggatgaagaggaggatgagggcaATGCTGGAGTAGGACTAGGCTTCGGTGGTGTTGCACGCGGTTTTGCACAGAACGATACCCAAGACTCAAGTCGAAGCGCCAGTGCCGAAGCAACAGCTCGACCATCATTTCGAACCCGATTCGATGGCAAGAACCCTCTCGGTAGGGGCTTTGTCCCATCATCAGCAAACGATCCTGTCCTCAAGAACCCGCGCGACGAGGGCTCTCCAACACCACGTAATAAGCCACAACCGAGTGCTTTTGGCGCAAAGGGCAAGACGAACCCCAAGTCTTTTGGTGCCCGAATGATGGCAAAGATGGGCTACCAAGAGGGACAAGGTCTTGGTAAGGAAGGCCAGGGCCGAAATGTCATTATCGAAGCGAACCTCCGACCACAGGGTATTGGTCTGGGTgctgtgaaggagaagtCTGAACAAGaacgaaaagaagagaagcggCAAGCAAGATTACGTGGAGAAGAGGTTATAGACTCggacgaagaggaaaagaagaaacgaaagaaggcgaagaagaagtcctTGGGAGCTGCGTTCGACAGTGCAACGAGCACACCAAGACGACAGAAACCGAAATATCTTACGgctgaggagctcaaggctgcgGCTCCAGGTCTTCATATCCCAGATGCATTTGCCCCCATTCTTGATATGACAGGACCAGGAAGTAAAATGCTCACATCTACGAGTGGCATCATGACACCGACGACAGGAACTGCCACGCCAGAGTCGACAGAAGTGATAGAGGCGAGGAAGCTTGTCAAGAGAGCGCAAGCAGATTTGTTGGCCTTCTCTGATGAATGGAAGAGCTTGCAAGAGAGGAAGACGTGGATAGACCTCGAGCTCAAGGAAAAGGAGCAAGAGATGGATGATTTACGATCGGATTTCGAGAGATTACAGGTCTTTTCCGAATTGGTCAGCGGAGAACTTGCAACAGCCGACTGGGTTCAAGTCATTGGGTGTCTGAAGAAGGCTCTCGAACTAAAAGCCACGACATCAGAAATTGCTGACATTGCTGTTGCAGCTATCCACCCTTTCCTTCGAGAAGGAGACTGGGATCTCTTGAAAGAACCAACACGCTTCGCTTCAGATCTCAAAGAACTAAAATCACTACTCATGCCATCGACAACAAATGGTAAATCCGTCGGCAAGTGGGATTCTTCGGCAGCAGTCAATACAGACGACATCTATCGCCGCCATCACAAATCCACAACACCATATGAAAGCATGATGTACAAGAATTGGCTACCCAAAGCACTCGCGGCTGTTCGGTCGTGGGATGTCTTCGAACCGGAACAAATGCTCAGTGTCATGGAGGCATGGGATGACCTCCTACCATCGTTTGTCCGCGCGCAATTCATTGACAACATCGCCCGGAAGTTGGAAACAGCAGTATCAGACTGGAATCCCAAGAACAGACGTCAGCACCACAGTCTACCGCACATATGGCTATTCCCATGGCTCCAATACCTCCCCTCGTACCATCTCGACCCCAAGGGAACAGGTCTCGTAGCAGACGTCAAGAGAAAGTTCAGACAGCTCATCGACGTATGGGATTTCAAGGAGGGTCGCTTACCCGGTCTTACAAAATGGGAGCGCATCCTCGGCGATCAATGGCGACCGCTCGTGATGTCCCACGTCCTCCCGTCAATGGGCAAATATCTCCAGCGAAACTTTGCAGTCGAGCCAGCAGACCAGGAGCCGAGTCTTCCTGTGCTCAGGGGTATTCTGAAATGGACGCCCACGCTCGGCCGAAGGGTTATTGCCGAGGTGCTGATACAGCACTTGTTCCCCAAGTGGCACAAGACGCTCACGGAGTGGCTGTCGCTTGACGAGGTTGACTTGGGCGAGGTGGCGGATTGGTATGCTTGGTGGAGGGGGTTGTTGCCGGAGGATGTTATGGAGGTCAAGGGTGTGAAGGCGGAGTTTGATACGGGGTTGAAGGTCATGGCGAGGGCGGTGGCAGGGGcgtga
- a CDS encoding hypothetical protein (EggNog:ENOG41~BUSCO:EOG09260GR8~antiSMASH:Cluster_4.3) — translation MAEEEDFSSIPLADRFTHKVWKVRKGAYEEATKQFEKSPDESDPCFRPFLNEPGLWNKAVLDSNVAAQQEAVTALCAFLKYGGRDCCLRTRNQTITPMVEKCLSSTRAAIKQNSIEALLLYIELDVAGPVIEDMLPGLSNKVPKNVAATLNALTQIFHNYGCKVVDPKPVLKALPKAFGAADKNVRAEATNLTVELYRWLREAMKPMFWGELKPTQQTDLEAQFEKIKAEGPPKQERLLRSQQEALDAAPEGGEEGEEGEAEGEEVGEVDAFDLAEPQDVSKKIPPNFSDLLASSKWKDRKEAVDGLHQALNVPRIKETDFNEVCRGLAKCMKDANVAVVTQAALCIEALAKGLRKAFAKYRSIVMQPIMDRLKEKKASVADALGAALDAAFASTDLTECLEDITTYLGNKNPQVKEGTMKFLIRCLRNTRDVPSKPEQATICEAGKKLLSESSPALRDGGAEILGTIMKIIGERAMTPNLEGLDDIRKNKVKEFFEAAEVKAKEKPKPKAAPAPKAAPPKKVMGGKKPMVKKAAPAAAAAPVMPDDTPPTPQPAARPAAGKLGKPSLGGLKGPQKRTLGAPAPGSPRRAPAAPVMPDEEPAPPAQPRLGLSRGLAGRSLAKPTAPSPPVAPASPPPSSGLTAVERAEIEELRAANDRLTRQVDEMRQERSKFMSEIQELKNQNAGLIEDHTRDVLSIKAKETQLVRARSDAEATEQTNDRLRRELERLKKALSRAEGLGSSGNGMNSPGLASPTHDDVYRDHGPPSMSRHRMSVTSSMSEEKENGEQMIPRNKLSPEMRYAGSASSSGRGSPARGFRSAASYRDDDHAPAPSQRPMSSLPQPTGGNGAESWRRAAEVTSQLKARIEQMKAKQGLARP, via the exons atggctgaagaagaagattttAGCTCCATACCCTTGGCGGACCGCTTCACTCACAAGGTCTGGAAGGTTAGAAAAGGAGCATATGAAGAAGCAACCAAGCAGTTCGAAAAGTCTCCCGACGAGTCCGATCCTTGTTTCCGACCATTCTTGAACGAGCCCGGCTTGTGGAACAAAGCAGTTCTCGATTCAAATGTCGCCGCTCAACAAGAAGCCGTCACCGCCCTATGCGCATTCCTCAAATATGGTGGACGAGACTGCTGTCTACGGACGCGAAATCAGACCATTACACCCATGGTCGAGAAGTGTCTATCCTCCACACGTGCGGCGATCAAGCAAAACTCCATCGAAGCTTTACTTTTGTATATTGAGCTCGATGTCGCTGGGCCGGTCATTGAGGACATGCTGCCCGGTCTTTCCAACAAGGTTCCCAAGAACGTTGCTGCGACACTGAACGCCCTTACACAAATCTTCCACAACTATGGCTGCAAGGTCGTCGATCCCAAACCTGTGCTCAAAGCGCTCCCCAAAGCCTTCGGTGCTGCCGACAAGAACGTCCGTGCTGAGGCAACGAATTTGACAGTCGAACTTTACAGATGGCTCAGGGAGGCTATGAAGCCCATGTTTTGGGGCGAGCTCAAGCCTACCCAGCAGACCGATTTGGAAGCGCagtttgagaagatcaaggccgaAGGCCCTCCCAAGCAAGAACGACTCCTCCGATCGCAACAAGAAGCTCTCGACGCTGCTCCCGAAGGTGGcgaggagggtgaggaaGGCGAAGCAGAGGGCGAAGAGGTTGGCGAGGTGGACGCTTTCGATTTGGCTGAACCCCAGGACGTTAGCAAGAAGATCCCGCCCAACTTCAGTGATCTGCTCGCCTCCTCGAAGTGGAAGGACCGAAAAGAAGCAGTTGACGGTCTTCACCAGGCGCTCAACGTTCCTCGCATCAAGGAAACCGATTTCAATGAAGTTTGCCGTGGATTGGCCAAATGCATGAAGGATGCCAACGTTGCCGTCGTCACTCAAGCTGCTCTGTGTATTGAGGCTCTCGCAAAGGGCTTGCGAAAAGCCTTTGCCAAGTATCGCAGTATTGTGATGCAGCCCATCATGGACCgactcaaggagaagaaggcttctgTCGCGGATGCTCTCGGCGCCGCTCTCGACGCTGCTTTCGCCTCCACCGATTTGACTGAGTGTCTTGAGGACATTACCACATACCTTGGAAACAAGAACCCTCAGGTAAAGGAGGGTACCATGAAGTTCTTGATTCGCTGCCTACGAAACACCCGAGATGTGCCCAGCAAGCCCGAGCAAGCTACCATCTGCGAGGCTggaaagaagctcttgtCTGAGTCAAGCCCTGCTCTTCGAGATGGCGGTGCTGAGATTCTTGGTACCATCATGAAGATTATTGGTGAGCGTGCTATGACCCCTAACTTGGAAGGTCTGGATGACATCCGcaagaacaaggtcaaggaatTCTTCGAGGCCGCCGAAGTTAAGGCAAAGGAGAAGCCTAAGCCCAAGGCGGCACCTGCACCTAAAGCGGCGCCTCCCAAGAAAGTCATGGGTGGAAAGAAGCCTatggtcaagaaggctgctcCCGCTGCGGCTGCGGCTCCAGTAATGCCAGATGATACTCCTCCCACTCCTCAGCCAGCCGCTCGACCTGCTGCTGGCAAGCTCGGAAAGCCTTCACTTGGAGGATTGAAGGGACCCCAGAAGAGGACGCTTGGAGCTCCGGCACCTGGCTCTCCTCGCCGAGCGCCCGCTGCCCCTGTCATGCCAGATGAAGAACCTGCGCCACCCGCTCAACCTCGTCTTGGTCTCTCCCGTGGACTTGCCGGACGCTCTCTCGCCAAACCTACTGCACCCTCACCCCCAGTTGCACCAGCCTCGCCGCCTCCATCTAGCGGTCTCACTGCTGTGGAGCGcgccgagattgaggagcTTAGAGCAGCCAACGACCGGCTAACCCGCcaagttgatgagatgcGACAAGAACGTAGCAAGTTCATGTCAGAGAttcaagagctcaagaaccAGAATGCTGGCCTGATTGAAGACCACACCCGAGACGTCTTgagcatcaaggccaaggagacaCAATTGGTCCGCGCGAGAAGCGATGCAGAGGCTACGGAACAGACCAATGACCGCCTGCGGCGCGAACTTGAAAGACTTAAGAAGGCTTTGAGCCGCGCTGAAGGATTGGGCAGCTCTGGAAATGGTATGAACAGCCCCGGTCTTGCTTCTCCCACACACGATGATGTCTACCGAGACCATGGACCTCCCTCAATGAGCCGCCATAGAATGAGCGTCACCAGCAGTATGtctgaagagaaggaaaatggCGAGCAGATGATTCCTCGCAACAAGCTTAGCCCTGAGATGCGATATGCCGGTAGCGCAAGCTCGTCCGGACGTGGATCTCCCGCACGAGGCTTTAGAAGTGCTGCATCATATCGCGACGACGACCATGCACCAGCGCCTTCTCAACGGCCTATGTCATCGCTGCCACAGCCTACTGGAGGTAATGGTGCcgagagctggagaagggcaGCGGAGGTGACGAGTCAGCTGAAGGCCCGAATTGAACAGATGAAG GCCAAGCAAGGGCTCGCTCGACCTTAA
- a CDS encoding hypothetical protein (antiSMASH:Cluster_4.3): protein MFRTSSRSLWGIASRASSNRASQFLPLPRASIAPLLRQQRAVYSSKSDDENPPPPKQPIDIEAERKRGQELLQSNPSVVSSKSSVANAASTAQGSKSADQDMTNELKHDIDVVKDTFTFTDVPRESSILGLAGTLPYLGTSLSTVFLAWDLNKPIPTGNTFYDAIMIDHETAKYLLSVIEPLQLGYGAVIISFLGAIHWGLEYAEKQPLRERTRFRYGMGLAASIVAWPTLMLPVEYALTSQFMAFVALYFADSRAATKGWAPRWYGSYRFLLTAMVGFAIFISLIGRAKIKQGDAITAKGLSDNFARSGIADHSTNWEKLEAEEKARRRKQKEEEEKKAKEEEKKKKEEEKKGKKKNGKGDDKAKKGDGKSKASEEGDKKGEEKSESKDKDAEKKEDGKDEDKDSESKDEGESKDEKKESDSKDESKDEDKKAESDEEKSDKESKDDSEQKSDKKDDKKDKSEDKKEDKSDEKKDDKPKGEKDKKE from the exons ATGTTCCGTACCTCATCTCGCTCCCTTTGGGGCATTGCCTCGAGAGCTTCTTCCAATAGAGCTTCGCAattcctccccctcccccgtGCATCGATTGCACCTCTTTTGCGTCAACAGCGCGCCGTATACTCTAGCAAATCCGACGACGAGAATCCTCCTCCGCCCAAGCAGCCCATTGACATTGAAGCTGAGCGCAAGCGGGGACAAGAGCTCCTCCAATCCAACCCAAGCGTTGTTTCATCTAAGAGTTCAGTCGCCAATGCTGCCTCTACAGCTCAGGGCTCCAAGAGCGCTGATCAGGACATGACTAACGAGCTCAAGCATGATATT GACGTTGTCAAAGAtaccttcaccttcacagATGTTCCGCGCGAGTCGAGTATCCTCGGTTTGGCTGGTACACTGCCCTACCTGGGAACTTCGCTTTCGACCGTCTTCCTCGCTTGGGACTTGAACAAACCCATTCCTACAGGCAACACCTTCTACGATGCTATTATGATCGATCATGAAACAGCCAAGTACCTGCTGAGCGTAATTGAGCCTCTCCAGCTTGGATACGGCGCCGTCATCATCTCTTTCCTTGGCGCTATTCACTGG GGCCTCGAGTACGCTGAGAAGCAACCCCTTCGTGAACGAACCCGTTTCCGCTATGGCATGGGCCTTGCAGCTTCTATCGTCGCATGGCCAACTCTTATGCTCCCCGTAGAGTACGCTCTCACATCTCAATTCATGGCTTTCGTCGCCCTGTACTTTGCCGACTCCCGCGCTGCGACAAAGGGTTGGGCACCTCGATGGTACGGCTCATACCGTTTCCTTCTCACAGCTATGGTCGGCTTTGCTATCTTTATCTCCCTCATCGGCCgcgccaagatcaagcaagGCGATGCCATCACTGCCAAGGGTCTGAGCGACAACTTCGCCAGGTCTGGTATTGCTGATCACAGCACCAACTGGGAGAAGCtagaggctgaggagaaggctcGCCGACGAAAGcaaaaggaagaggaagaaaagaaggctaaggaagaagagaagaagaagaaggaagaggagaagaagggaaagaagaagaatggtaAAGGTgatgacaaggccaagaagggtgaCGGCAAGAGCAAGGCTTCTGAAGAGGGTGATAAGAagggcgaggagaagagcgagagcaaggacaaggatgctgagaagaaggaagatggcAAGGATGAAGATAAGGACTCTGAGTCGAAGGACGAAGGTGAgtccaaggatgagaagaaggagtcCGACTCAAAGGATGAGTCCAAGGACGAGGACAAGAAAGCCGAatctgatgaagagaagtCTGACAAGGAGTCAAAGGACGACTCCGAGCAAAAGTCcgacaagaaggatgataAGAAGGACAAGTCtgaagacaagaaggaggacaagtccgacgagaagaaggatgataaacccaagggtgagaaggacaagaaggaatAA